Part of the Sphingorhabdus pulchriflava genome is shown below.
CCGGGCAGGCTTCCTGACAGAAGCCGCAATAGATGCACTTGGTCATGTCGATGTCGTAGCGCGTGGTACGGCGGCTGCCATCTTCGCGCGGTTCAGCCTCAATGGTGATCGCCTGCGCCGGGCACACCGCCTCGCACAGCTTGCACGCGATGCAGCGTTCTTCGCCATTGGGATAGCGACGCAACGCATGTTCACCGCGGAACCGCGGGGAAAGCGGGTTCTTCTCAAACGGATAATTCACCGTCGCCTTGGGCTTGAAGAAATATTGCAAGGTCAGCCAGTGCGCCTTGATAAATTCCCACAGCGTGAAGGATTTGATGAGATGGGCGACAGAACTCATGCGAAATGCCCTGTGTACATTAGGTAACCGCTCACGAGGAAAACCCAGAAGAGTGAAATCGGCAGGAAGACCTTCCAGCCCAGACGCATCAGCTGGTCATAACGATAGCGCGGGA
Proteins encoded:
- the nuoI gene encoding NADH-quinone oxidoreductase subunit NuoI; this encodes MSSVAHLIKSFTLWEFIKAHWLTLQYFFKPKATVNYPFEKNPLSPRFRGEHALRRYPNGEERCIACKLCEAVCPAQAITIEAEPREDGSRRTTRYDIDMTKCIYCGFCQEACPVDAIVEGPNFEYATETREELLYNKDKLLANGDKWERAIAANIAADAPYR